The Aeromicrobium senzhongii genome includes a window with the following:
- a CDS encoding helix-turn-helix transcriptional regulator: MTTLTDLLGRRGERDAVEQLLVHARAGRSGSLVVCGEAGIGKTAILELARDLGAAQFQVVSASGVESETEFAFAGLHQMCAPLLHHADILSDPQREALLVALGRQTGPAPDLFLVGLAVLNLWSDAADEQPLLCVVDDVQWFDQASAQVLAFVARRLSAERVALLFGRRETEGDHHDPFRGLAEIHVGRLSDPESRQLLETVTNVTMDKSVRDQIIAEARGNPLALLELPRSARPERLAGGYALPYVAGVPRRIEDSFRRRSRDLPPDTQELLLIAAAEPTGDPALLERAAARLDLDVQAAVAAESAGLLEIGPARVRFAHPLVRSAVYQAANPQDHRRVHRALAEATVASDPDRRAWHRAQAVQGVDEQVAAELEVSAVRARSRGGLAAAAAFLQGAAELTPDPVLRAKRSLAAALAKYEAGSFDEARRLIEVAVGVNLEPLDGARAVLLRTRMDYQEARHSSPPKALLAVAAGLAPLDPVLSRETYLDALDGAIVTGGVEPGWGPRVAAEAALNAPPAPTPPQPADLLLDGLTTMYTQGYEASVPELRRALDAMVALEPCADLDGSRRWLGLASRTAIALFDDDLVNALADRHVALAREAGALATLPTALLIQSLMAVLSGDLARAELVAGQTSILAPSRALPQLHAHLILAAWRGATEEASELRASVERGSEGPAQRTERLMTTYAMSVLHNGHGDYAAALEVALQSFQASELSHGSLPHTELVEAACRQGRPELAAEALAELTARAQASGTSWGLGLAARSRALVSSGSEAEALYREAIEHLAKPRTAGHLARAHLLYGEWLRREGRRQDAREQLRTAHRMLAEMGAAGFAERAARELRATGEHPRRRDAQAADALTEQELQVARLVATGATSKEVGAALFLSPRTIEAHLRNIFRKLGITSRRQLKQMWLL; this comes from the coding sequence GTGACGACACTGACTGATCTCCTGGGGAGACGAGGAGAGCGCGACGCGGTCGAGCAGCTCCTGGTGCACGCGCGGGCCGGACGCAGCGGCAGCCTCGTGGTGTGCGGGGAGGCCGGCATCGGCAAGACCGCGATCCTCGAGCTGGCCCGCGACCTCGGCGCTGCGCAGTTCCAGGTGGTGTCCGCGAGCGGTGTGGAGTCCGAGACCGAGTTCGCGTTCGCGGGGTTGCACCAGATGTGTGCTCCACTGCTGCACCACGCGGACATCCTCTCCGACCCGCAGCGCGAGGCGCTCCTCGTGGCCCTCGGGCGGCAGACCGGCCCCGCCCCCGACCTGTTCCTGGTCGGTCTCGCCGTCCTCAACCTCTGGTCCGATGCCGCGGACGAGCAGCCGCTGCTGTGCGTCGTCGACGACGTGCAGTGGTTCGACCAGGCCTCGGCCCAGGTCCTGGCCTTCGTGGCGCGTCGGTTGTCCGCCGAGCGAGTGGCGTTGCTGTTCGGCCGCCGCGAGACCGAAGGGGACCATCACGATCCCTTCCGGGGTCTGGCGGAGATCCACGTGGGACGGCTCTCCGATCCGGAGTCGCGCCAGCTCCTGGAGACGGTCACCAACGTGACGATGGACAAGAGCGTGCGCGATCAGATCATCGCGGAGGCGCGCGGCAATCCGCTGGCCCTGCTGGAGCTGCCCCGCAGCGCGCGACCCGAGCGGCTGGCCGGAGGCTATGCCTTGCCGTACGTCGCGGGTGTCCCGCGGCGCATCGAGGACAGCTTCCGGAGACGCTCCCGGGACCTTCCTCCCGACACGCAGGAGCTGCTGCTGATCGCGGCGGCCGAGCCCACCGGCGATCCGGCGCTGCTGGAGCGCGCCGCGGCCCGGTTGGATCTCGACGTCCAGGCAGCGGTGGCAGCCGAATCGGCCGGACTGTTGGAGATCGGCCCGGCCCGGGTGCGATTCGCCCATCCGCTCGTTCGATCGGCCGTGTACCAGGCGGCGAACCCCCAGGACCATCGACGGGTGCATCGCGCGTTGGCCGAGGCCACCGTGGCGTCCGATCCCGATCGCCGCGCCTGGCACCGTGCGCAGGCGGTGCAGGGGGTCGACGAGCAGGTCGCGGCCGAGCTCGAGGTGTCGGCCGTTCGCGCTCGATCCCGGGGTGGCTTGGCGGCGGCCGCGGCGTTCTTGCAGGGCGCGGCCGAGCTGACGCCGGATCCTGTGCTGCGCGCGAAGCGTTCGCTCGCCGCGGCACTCGCCAAGTACGAGGCCGGATCGTTCGACGAGGCCCGGCGACTGATCGAGGTTGCCGTCGGCGTCAACCTGGAACCTCTCGACGGCGCTCGCGCCGTTCTTCTGCGCACCCGGATGGACTACCAGGAGGCCCGGCACAGCAGCCCGCCCAAGGCGTTGTTGGCGGTCGCCGCGGGGCTGGCTCCTCTCGACCCGGTGCTCTCCCGCGAGACGTACCTCGACGCGTTGGACGGAGCGATCGTCACCGGTGGTGTGGAACCGGGATGGGGCCCGCGGGTCGCGGCCGAGGCGGCGTTGAATGCTCCACCTGCGCCGACGCCACCGCAGCCGGCGGACCTGCTGCTCGACGGGCTGACGACCATGTACACGCAAGGCTACGAAGCCAGCGTCCCCGAGCTCCGCAGGGCACTGGATGCGATGGTCGCGCTCGAGCCGTGTGCCGATCTGGACGGCAGCCGCCGCTGGCTGGGGTTGGCCAGCCGGACGGCCATAGCGTTGTTCGACGACGACCTCGTCAACGCGCTGGCCGACCGGCACGTGGCGCTCGCCCGCGAGGCGGGCGCGCTGGCGACGTTGCCGACTGCCCTGCTCATCCAGTCGCTCATGGCGGTGCTCTCCGGTGATCTGGCCCGCGCCGAACTGGTGGCGGGCCAGACCTCGATCCTGGCGCCGTCGCGAGCTCTGCCGCAGCTGCACGCCCATCTGATCCTCGCCGCGTGGCGCGGGGCCACCGAGGAGGCGTCCGAGCTCCGAGCGAGCGTGGAGCGAGGGTCCGAAGGCCCCGCCCAGCGCACCGAGCGCCTCATGACCACGTACGCCATGTCGGTACTGCACAACGGCCACGGAGACTATGCGGCGGCACTCGAGGTGGCATTGCAGTCCTTCCAGGCCTCCGAGCTGTCCCACGGCAGTCTGCCCCACACCGAGCTCGTCGAGGCCGCGTGCCGCCAGGGCCGGCCAGAGCTCGCCGCCGAGGCGCTGGCTGAGCTCACCGCGCGCGCTCAGGCCAGCGGCACCTCGTGGGGCCTGGGGTTGGCGGCTCGCTCGCGGGCGCTCGTCAGCAGTGGGTCGGAGGCCGAGGCGCTCTATCGAGAGGCGATCGAGCACCTGGCCAAGCCGCGGACGGCCGGCCACCTCGCTCGCGCCCATCTGCTCTACGGGGAGTGGCTGCGTCGGGAGGGTCGCCGTCAGGACGCGCGCGAGCAGCTGCGCACGGCTCACAGGATGCTCGCGGAGATGGGTGCCGCGGGGTTCGCCGAGCGGGCCGCGCGCGAGTTGCGGGCCACGGGCGAGCACCCGCGCCGGCGCGACGCCCAGGCGGCGGATGCGCTCACCGAGCAGGAGCTTCAGGTCGCCCGACTCGTGGCCACGGGTGCGACCTCGAAGGAGGTCGGTGCGGCGCTGTTCCTCAGCCCGCGCACGATCGAGGCTCATCTGCGCAACATCTTCCGCAAGCTCGGCATCACCTCCCGCCGTCAGCTCAAGCAGATGTGGCTTCTCTGA